CAGCTCGGCGTTGTGGGCGCGGGAGCGGGTCATGGGGGCCATGACGACGCTGTTGGGGAGTTCCAGCGCGCCGAGGCGGACGGGCTGGAGCAGGGGCTGGGTGGTCATGAGCAACGTCCTTGTGTGGAAGGGGAGATGAGAAGAGGAGCGGGGATCCGGGAGGACCCGGCTCAGTCCTGTTTGAGGGCGTGCAGGGCGGAGAGCGGGCCGCCGAGCTGCATGAGGCGTCCGCCCTCGCGCAGGGAGCCGAGGTCGACGGGGGCGAAGCCGAAGCCGGCGGTGAGGTCCGCGACGGTCCTCTTGGCGTCGGCGTCGTCGCCGGCGAGGAACAGCACCTGGCGTCCGGCCCCGTGGCGCGGGTCGGCGGCGATGTACGGGGCGTAGAGGGTGTTGAACGCTTTGACGACGCGGGCTCCGGGAAGCAGTGAGGCCACGTATTCGCTGCCGGTCAGCTCACCCAGGTCGGCGATCTCCGGGTGCGGGGGAGGGGCGGCGAACTGGTTGGTGGCGTCGATGACGACGCGGCCGCCGAAGTGCGGCAGTCCGGCCGTCGCGTCCAGGACCTGGGGCCAGCCGACCGCGAGGAGTACGAGCTCCGCCGCGGCGGCCTCCTGCGGGGTGCCGGCGTGGGCGAGCGGTCCGAGTTCGTCGGCGAGGCCGGTCAGGGAGGCGGGGCCGCGGCTGTTGCTCAGTACGACCTGGTGGCCGTGGGCCACGGCATGACGGGCGATGGCCTGGGCGACGGTGCCGGCGCCGAGAGTTCCGATCTTCATGACAGGTGCCCTTCTTGGGGTTTGCGGGGTTCTCCGGGTTCAGGCGGCGGGGCTGGTGAGCAGGACGGTTCCGCTCTTGCCGGGGCGGCGGACATGGTCGATGGCCTGCGCGAAGTCGGCGAGGTCGTAGCGGCCCGCGACCTCGAAGAGGTCCGGTTCGGTCGCGGCGAGACGGGCTGCGAAGGCGACGTCCTCGGCCCGCTCCTCGGGCGTGCGGGCCATCCACTGCTCGATGGACACGCCCCGCACGGTCAGGGCGCGCGGTGTCAGCGCGAGTGACTCCAGCGGCGTGCTGCCGTCGCCGAGCTGTCCATAGGTGATCAGTGTGCCGCCGTCGTCGAGCAGCCCGGCCAGCTCACCGGTCAGGGAGCCGCCCACCGCGTCCAGTACGACCCGGGCACCCCGGCCGCCGGTGGCGTCCCGGACCTGGGCGCGCCAGTCCGCGTCGTCCGTCGAAAGGGCCGGTATGCCGGGGAAACGCCGGCGCAGGGTCTGTGCCCCCGTGGCGCTGCGCACCAGGTTGACCAGCGGGATGCCGTGCTCACGTGCCGCGGCGCTGACGAGTTTTCCCACCGACGAGCCGGCGGCGGTCTGCACCACCGGGCCCGCCTGCCCGTCGCGCTGGGCCTCTTCGACCGCGCGCAGCAGGGTGAGCAGGGTGAGCGGGTTGACCAGCATGAGGGCCGCGGTCTCGTCGTCGACGCCCTCGGGTACCGGCACCACCAGTTCGGACGGCACCGTCACGAGTTCGCTCCACGCACCCGGCACCGGGAAGAACGCGACCCGCTGACCGGGCCGCAGCTCCCGTACCCCCTCGCCGGCACTCTCGATGACGCCCATCCCCTCCAGGCCGGCAATCCGCGGCTTGGCGAACGGCCCTCGCGGCGCACCCGGGAAGCCCTGCACCACCGCGAGGTCGCCGGGGTGGACGGGCCGGGACAGCACCCGTACCCGTACCTGCCCGGCGGCGGGCGGGTGAGGGGGCGGCTGCTCGCTGAGGCGCAGTACACGTCCGGCTTCCGCGTGCTGGTCGTAGACGATGGCGCGCATGGTGCTCCCGTTCCACAGAGTATTGATGATGAGTGTCATCGTAATACTGGTTATAATGAGAGCCGTCATCGAAAAGGTCAAATCGAGAGCGACGACGAGAGGACGGCCATGCCGCGGATCACCAAGGAGGACAAGGCCCGCAACCGGCAGAACATCCTCGAGGCGGCGGGCCGCATGTTCCGCTCGCAGGGCATCGA
The DNA window shown above is from Streptomyces sp. NBC_00670 and carries:
- a CDS encoding alcohol dehydrogenase catalytic domain-containing protein, with the protein product MTLIINTLWNGSTMRAIVYDQHAEAGRVLRLSEQPPPHPPAAGQVRVRVLSRPVHPGDLAVVQGFPGAPRGPFAKPRIAGLEGMGVIESAGEGVRELRPGQRVAFFPVPGAWSELVTVPSELVVPVPEGVDDETAALMLVNPLTLLTLLRAVEEAQRDGQAGPVVQTAAGSSVGKLVSAAAREHGIPLVNLVRSATGAQTLRRRFPGIPALSTDDADWRAQVRDATGGRGARVVLDAVGGSLTGELAGLLDDGGTLITYGQLGDGSTPLESLALTPRALTVRGVSIEQWMARTPEERAEDVAFAARLAATEPDLFEVAGRYDLADFAQAIDHVRRPGKSGTVLLTSPAA
- a CDS encoding NADPH-dependent F420 reductase is translated as MKIGTLGAGTVAQAIARHAVAHGHQVVLSNSRGPASLTGLADELGPLAHAGTPQEAAAAELVLLAVGWPQVLDATAGLPHFGGRVVIDATNQFAAPPPHPEIADLGELTGSEYVASLLPGARVVKAFNTLYAPYIAADPRHGAGRQVLFLAGDDADAKRTVADLTAGFGFAPVDLGSLREGGRLMQLGGPLSALHALKQD